The genome window CCCACAATGGCAGGGATACCCATTTCTCGGGCAATGATCGCCGCATGGCAGGTGCGCCCCCCTTGATTAGTAACGATCGCACTGGCTTTTTTCATAATCGGCTCCCAGTCTGGATCAGTTTTATTGGTTACCAAAACTTCCCCTTCCTTAAACTGGGCTATTTCATGGACATCGAGAATGACACGGGCTAAACCTTGCCCAATCATTTCTCCTACCGCACGACCTCTTACCAAAATATTACCACTGCCAAGGAGTTTATAATCTTTCAGGACATTACCAGCCTTACGAGATTGTACCGTTTCGGGACGAGCTTGGACAATGAATAATTCTCCCGTTTGTCCATCTTTCGCCCACTCAATATCCATGGGGGTAAGTTGTCCCCGTTTTTCGCTGTAATGCTCCTCAATAATACAAGCCCATTTTGCAAGGATGAGGGCTTCATCATCGGTAATGGCGTATTGTTCCCGTTTTGGCTCAGACACAGGCACGTTTTTCACCTGTTTACCACCGCCCAAGTCATAAACCATCTTAATTTCCTTAGAACCAAGACGCTTGTTAAGGATGGGTTTAAAACCTTGTTGAAGGGTAGGTTTAAAGACGAAAAATTCATCAGGGTTAACCGCTCCCTGCACCACGTTTTCTCCTAAGCCATAGGCCGCTGTGACAAAGGCGGCATCTTTAAAGCCTGTTTCGGTGTCGATACTGAACATTACCCCAGAGGATGCTAAATCCGAGCGCACCATTTTTTGAACCCCCACCGAGAGGGCTACTTCAAAGTGATCAAACTTATTCATGGTACGGTAAGAAATCGCCCGATCCGTAAAAATAGAGGCAAAACATTTATGGCAAGATTCCAATACATCTTTTACCCCATGGACGTTAAGATAGGTTTCCTGTTGCCCCGCAAAACTCGCATCAGGTAAATCTTCCGCGGTAGCAGACGATCGCACCGCCACATCAGTATCATAAGCACAATCCCGCTTTCTCATTTGCAATTCTTCAGTTTTTTCACATAAAGCAGGATCTGCCCCATATCTTTGGCACAATTTAAAGTAAGCATTGGCGATCGCAAACTCCAACTCTTTAGGAAAAGGAGTATTCAAAACCAACGCCCTTGCCTGTTTTCCCACCGATTGCAAACTAGCGAGGTTATCCACATCCAAATTAGCAAAGATTTGACGCAACTGAGCCTCAATTCCTGCATTTTTCACAAAGTAACGATAAGCATGGGCTGTGGTAGCAAATCCAGTGGGTACATTTACTCCTTTTTTCGTCAACTGTTGAATCATTTCCCCAAGAGAAGCATTTTTGCCCCCCACCATGGGAACATCTTCAATGCCCACTTCCTCAAACCACAACACAAATTTATTTTCTTTGTCGGTTATGGAATTAATTTTTTCTGGAGCGGTGTTAACCATAATAACTGATCTCCTCTATGATTATTGTCATCTTCCAATACTTAGAAACAGATCTATTTATCAAAAGTAATAGAATTTTTATTAACTAAATAACCTTGTCAATAGTTGTTATTAAGGCAATATTTCAACAATTATTTTAAAGGGATTGTTATTACTTTGATACCTTTTATTTTTTCTTAATAAAACTTTCTAATTTTATCGTAAATCTTTTATCAAAAAAAAGCTAACATATCTTAATGTTTCTAATATGATCAGAAGATTTTGTGAATAGTTGATAATTTATTTAAAAGCCTATTTTCATTAAAGCAAATAAATGATCCCTATTATTCACTTTGACAAAAAACTTAACGAATCTTTGATTTTGTATATAGAACCCATTTGGTATCTCAGGAAGCAGTGAGTCTT of Cyanobacterium sp. HL-69 contains these proteins:
- the ppsA gene encoding pyruvate water dikinase PpsA, encoding MVNTAPEKINSITDKENKFVLWFEEVGIEDVPMVGGKNASLGEMIQQLTKKGVNVPTGFATTAHAYRYFVKNAGIEAQLRQIFANLDVDNLASLQSVGKQARALVLNTPFPKELEFAIANAYFKLCQRYGADPALCEKTEELQMRKRDCAYDTDVAVRSSATAEDLPDASFAGQQETYLNVHGVKDVLESCHKCFASIFTDRAISYRTMNKFDHFEVALSVGVQKMVRSDLASSGVMFSIDTETGFKDAAFVTAAYGLGENVVQGAVNPDEFFVFKPTLQQGFKPILNKRLGSKEIKMVYDLGGGKQVKNVPVSEPKREQYAITDDEALILAKWACIIEEHYSEKRGQLTPMDIEWAKDGQTGELFIVQARPETVQSRKAGNVLKDYKLLGSGNILVRGRAVGEMIGQGLARVILDVHEIAQFKEGEVLVTNKTDPDWEPIMKKASAIVTNQGGRTCHAAIIAREMGIPAIVGCGDATATIKTGQDITVSCSEGEEGRVYEDLIPFDVIETPLDNLPKTKTKILMNVGNPEEAFKLSSIPCDGVGLARLEFIIANHIKAHPLALMKFDELTDEGVKAEITHLTRGYENKADFFVDKVAQGVGAIAAAFYPNPVVVRMSDFKSNEYANLLGGKDFEPHEENPMIGWRGASRYYDENYRDAYGLECKALKRVRDDMGLTNVIPMIPFCRTPYEGRRVLAEMEKHGLKRGENGLQVYVMCEIPSNVILADQFSEIFDGFSIGSNDLTQLTLGLDRDSSLVAHIFDERNQAVKDMVKMVIEKAHKNNRKIGICGQAPSDYPEFARFLVELGIDSISLNPDSVLKTLLDIAKLEERLDVDK